The Amycolatopsis umgeniensis DNA segment GGCCAGGATGACCCGCCGCTGACCGGAGGTGCCGAGGTGACCGTCTCGCTCGTCGTCGTCGACGATCAGGCGTCCGTGAGAGAAGCCCTCGCGGTGATGCTCGACATCGCCGACGGCATCACCGTCGTCGCGACGGCCACCAACGGGGAGGAGGCCGTCGCCGTGGTCTCCCGGCACACGCCGGACGTCGTGCTGATGGACCTCCACATGCCGGTGCTGAACGGCGTCGAAGCGACCGGCCGCATCAAGGCCGCGGCGCCGGAGGTCCAGGTCGTGGTGCTGACCAGCCTGGACGACGACGAGTCGATCCTCGCCGCGCTCGAAGCCGGTGCGAGCGGCTACCTGACCAAGGAAGCCGACCGCGCCAAGATCGAGCAGGCCGTGCACACCGCCGCGGAAGGGCAGGTCGTGCTCGCCCCGGAGGTCCAGCGACGGCTGCTCACCCTCGCGTCACGCCGTGCTCGCGCGGCCGACGAGGGCGACCGGTTCGGGTTCACCTCGAGGGAGAAGGAGATCCTCGGGCTGATCGGCGAAGGCCTGCGCAATCCGGAGATCGCCGCGCGGCTGGTGATCAGCGAGGCCACCGTCAAGACCCACATCAACAATCTGTTCGCCAAGGCAGGCTTCCATTCCCGCGCCGAGGCCGTCCGGTACGCGCTGAGCGCCCCGGCTCCCGCGCCCTACCGGTTCACCTGATCGCGTTTCATCAAGTTTTCATCCTCCCTCTTTAGCGTGAGTTCGTCTGGTGAATTCAGCGATGGAGGCGACGTGGAGCACTCATTCCCACCCGAAGGCGCGCAGTGGCCGCCGCCGCAGGGCTGGGTTCCCCAACCGGCCCCCGCGCCGCCCGCCAGGAAACCCCGGCGGTGGCTGCTGTTCGGCGGGATCGCCGGGCTCGTGCTGGTACTCCTCGCCGGACTGACGACGTGGCTGCTGTGGCCCTCGAAAGCGGGTCGCGAGCCCTTCGAACAGGCGCTCGCCGCGCTTTCCTCGGCGCCGTCTGTCCGGCACAGCACCTCCGCGGTCGGCGGGATGATCAAGACGGACGTCAAGACCACCGCGTTCGGCGAGACGTCCGGCACGATGTCCTTCCAGGGCCGGGAGATCGAGATCCTGGTCGTCGGCGGCAAGGTCTACTTCAAGGCGCCCGACGGCCTGCTGCCCGGGTCGCGTGCGGACTCGTCGGCGGCCGAGGATCTCAAGGACCGGTGGATCACCGGCGAGGACGCGTTGTTCGGCCCTGTCCTGCAACAGTTCGAGGCCCCGGAGAAGCTCGCCGCCCGCCTGCGCGAGGCGCTGGAGAAGGCGAAGGCGATTCCGGGCGACCAGAACGAGACCGTCCGCGACGTCCCGGCGATCAAGGCGAGCACGCCCGCCGGCGACCTGTACGTCTCGAAAGCGGCACCGCACCGGCTGCTCCGCTACTCCGTGAGCGTGCCGGGCGGGATGCCGTCCGTCCCGAAGCTCCCGACGATGCCCGACACGGAGTCACGGCCCCGGATGCCTTCGGGCGGGAGCCTCGGCGAGTCCGATGTGGACGCTTTGTCGCCGGAAGAGACCGACGCCGTCTACGAAGATCTCATGTCGAACACCAAGAAGCTGTCCAACGCCGTCGACACCGGCGTGCGGTTCGACATGGACGGCGCGGCCACGGTCGCCTGCAGCGCTTCGGGCTGCACGGTGACCGCGAACGTGTCCAACTCCGCCTCGGCGAACAGCGGCGGGAAGGTCACCGGCCAGGTCAACGCCACGATGACCGCGAACGTGACCATCGGCGGCCGCTCGGCGGGCAGCTGTCAGAACACCGCGACCCTGCCGCTGAACGGCTCGGGCTCGATCAGCTGTGTCAACGGCGGGGCGGGCGGGGTCTTCTCGTCCGTCGAAGCGGAGAAGAAGGCGGACGCGGAGGCGCAGTCGCGGGCCGCGGGCGGGGTGCCGATCCAGTACCGGATCGAGAGCATCGCGTCGGTTTCCGTGGTGGCCGAGGCGATCGGGCAGGTCGAGATCACCCGGCTCGTCGACGAACTCTCGGAGCGGCGGTCGAAGCTCGGCGGCAAGTGACCTGGAAAACTGCCCGACCCGGACCACTACGGCTTCGCGGGCGACCGCTG contains these protein-coding regions:
- a CDS encoding response regulator — protein: MTVSLVVVDDQASVREALAVMLDIADGITVVATATNGEEAVAVVSRHTPDVVLMDLHMPVLNGVEATGRIKAAAPEVQVVVLTSLDDDESILAALEAGASGYLTKEADRAKIEQAVHTAAEGQVVLAPEVQRRLLTLASRRARAADEGDRFGFTSREKEILGLIGEGLRNPEIAARLVISEATVKTHINNLFAKAGFHSRAEAVRYALSAPAPAPYRFT
- a CDS encoding SON protein, whose product is MEHSFPPEGAQWPPPQGWVPQPAPAPPARKPRRWLLFGGIAGLVLVLLAGLTTWLLWPSKAGREPFEQALAALSSAPSVRHSTSAVGGMIKTDVKTTAFGETSGTMSFQGREIEILVVGGKVYFKAPDGLLPGSRADSSAAEDLKDRWITGEDALFGPVLQQFEAPEKLAARLREALEKAKAIPGDQNETVRDVPAIKASTPAGDLYVSKAAPHRLLRYSVSVPGGMPSVPKLPTMPDTESRPRMPSGGSLGESDVDALSPEETDAVYEDLMSNTKKLSNAVDTGVRFDMDGAATVACSASGCTVTANVSNSASANSGGKVTGQVNATMTANVTIGGRSAGSCQNTATLPLNGSGSISCVNGGAGGVFSSVEAEKKADAEAQSRAAGGVPIQYRIESIASVSVVAEAIGQVEITRLVDELSERRSKLGGK